One genomic region from Chelmon rostratus isolate fCheRos1 chromosome 11, fCheRos1.pri, whole genome shotgun sequence encodes:
- the btbd3b gene encoding BTB/POZ domain-containing protein 3, translating to MVDAKGRNMKCLTFFLMLPESVKSKSSKSSKKGNASGGSKLPPVCYEIITLRSKKKKKMAADIFPTKKPASTTTVQQYQQQNLNNNNTIQNCNWQGLYSTIRERNSVMFNNELMADVHFVVGQPGRTQRLPGHRYVLAVGSSVFHAMFYGELAENKDEIHIPDVEPAAFLAMLKYIYCDEIDLSADTVLATLYAAKKYIVPHLARACVNFLETSLSAKNACVLLSQSCLFEEPELTQRCWEVIDAQAELALRSEGFCDIDAQTLESILQRETLNAKEIVVFEAALNWAEAECQRQELTSSTDNKRKVLGKAMYLIRIPTMALDDFANGAAQSGVLTLTETNDIFLWYTAAKKPELEFVSQPRKGLTPQRCHRFQSCAYRSNQWRYRGRCDSIQFAVDKRVFIAGFGLYGSSCGSAEYSAKIELKRQGVLLGQNLSKYFSDGSSNTFPVWFEYPVQIEPDTFYTASVVLDGNELSYFGQEGMTEVQCGKVTFQFQCSSDSTNGTGVQGGQIPELIFYA from the exons ATGGTCGATGCCAAGGGAAGGAACATGAAATGTCTGACTTTCTTCTTAATGCTTCCCGAGTCAGTGAAAAGCAAGTCAAGTAAGAGCTCCAAGAAAGGGAATGCCAGCGGCGGCTCCAAGCTGCCCCCAGTCTGTTATGAGATTATCACTCTGaggagcaagaagaagaagaagatggcaGCGGACATTTTTCCCACCAAAAAGCCGGCATCCACCACCACCGTGCAACAGTACCAGCAGCAGaacctcaacaacaacaacaccataCAGAACTGTAACTGGCAGGGACTCTACTCCACTATACGAGAAAG AAATTCAGTAATGTTCAACAATGAGCTGATGGCAGATGTTCACTTTGTGGTGGGTCAGCCTGGAAGGACTCAGCGGCTGCCGGGACACAGA TATGTTTTGGCTGTGGGCAGTTCAGTGTtccatgccatgttttatggTGAACTGGCTGAGAACAAGGATGAAATCCATATTCCAGATGTGGAACCGGCAGCATTTCTGGCAATGTTGAA GTACATTTACTGTGATGAGATCGACCTGAGTGCTGACACAGTGTTGGCCACTCTGTATGCTGCCAAGAAGTACATTGTCCCTCACCTGGCACGTGCCTGCGTCAACTTCCTGGAGACGAGCCTGAGTGCCAAGAATGCCTGTGTGCTACTCTCCCAGAGCTGCCTGTTCGAGGAGCCAGAGCTGACACAGCGCTGCTGGGAGGTGATTGATGCCCAGGCCGAGCTGGCGTTACGCTCGGAGGGCTTCTGTGACATCGATGCCCAGACCCTGGAGAGTATCCTACAGCGAGAGACACTCAACGCTAAAGAGATAGTGGTATTTGAGGCGGCGCTCAACTGGGCTGAGGCTGAATGCCAGAGACAGGAGCTCACCTCGTCGACTGATAACAAGCGTAAGGTTTTGGGCAAGGCTATGTACCTGATACGCATCCCTACTATGGCTCTGGATGATTTTGCCAATGGAGCAGCCCAGTCGGGCGTGTTGACGCTTACTGAGACCAATGACATCTTCCTGTGGTACACAGCAGCCAAAAAGCCTGAGCTGGAGTTTGTCAGCCAGCCCAGGAAGGGCCTGACACCCCAGCGCTGCCACAGATTCCAGTCCTGTGCCTACCGAAGCAATCAGTGGCGCTACCGGGGCCGCTGTGACAGTATACAGTTCGCAGTGGATAAAAGAGTTTTCATCGCTGGGTTTGGACTGTATGGATCTAGCTGTGGCTCAGCAGAGTACAGTGCCAAGATAGAGCTGAAACGTCAAGGAGTGCTGCTGGGACAAAACCTCAGCAAATACTTCTCTGACGGTTCCAGCAACACCTTCCCCGTATGGTTTGAGTATCCGGTCCAGATCGAGCCCGATACCTTCTACACTGCCAGCGTGGTTCTGGATGGGAACGAGCTGAGCTACTTTGGACAGGAAGGGATGACGGAGGTGCAGTGTGGGAAAGTGACATTTCAGTTCCAGTGCTCCTCGGACAGCACTAATGGCACAGGGGTGCAGGGGGGACAGATTCCTGAGCTCATCTTCTATGCTTGA